A genomic stretch from Paraburkholderia dioscoreae includes:
- a CDS encoding ABC transporter permease codes for MRIGFKLLVNDKAKFSALLIGITFAVFLMAQMTAMFAGILNRAYSTVTNIGATMWIMDPAVNTPTTSFPLPDYLLDAVISMDGVSYAVPLFIGGAQVKLADGTYQSVNVVGLDDASLFGRPQMEQGNILDIYADDAFLVVDDSEFSKLENPKIGTTFEINDHRGVIVGTARVAANGLNGVPTLYTTYNRAIQYIPGTRFTISYILVQAKNDAAIAGIKRQVENLGYLALTKNEFNERIADYYTYKTGIGTNILLMTIISFIVGLSISGQTFYTFILENLDKFGALKAIGAKGRELVYMILFMATFTALTGYGLGIGLVTLVISIAKSLLPNYAAITTFWNLALAFGMVVLIAGISSYIGVRKVLKIEPFDIFRG; via the coding sequence ATGCGCATCGGATTCAAGCTGCTGGTCAACGACAAGGCGAAGTTCTCCGCGTTGCTGATCGGCATTACCTTTGCCGTGTTTCTGATGGCGCAGATGACGGCAATGTTCGCCGGGATCCTGAACCGCGCCTATTCGACTGTCACCAATATCGGCGCGACAATGTGGATCATGGACCCGGCCGTCAATACGCCGACCACGTCCTTTCCGCTGCCGGACTACCTGCTGGACGCGGTGATCAGTATGGACGGCGTTAGCTACGCCGTGCCGTTGTTCATTGGTGGCGCACAGGTGAAGCTGGCGGACGGCACTTATCAATCGGTCAACGTAGTCGGGCTGGACGACGCGAGCCTGTTTGGCCGTCCACAAATGGAGCAGGGAAACATTCTCGATATCTATGCCGACGACGCCTTCCTGGTGGTCGACGACTCTGAATTTTCGAAGCTGGAAAATCCGAAGATCGGCACGACGTTCGAAATCAACGACCATCGCGGCGTCATTGTCGGCACGGCCAGGGTTGCCGCAAATGGGCTGAACGGTGTGCCGACGCTCTATACGACCTACAACCGGGCGATCCAGTACATTCCGGGAACGAGATTCACTATTTCCTATATCCTGGTGCAGGCGAAGAATGACGCAGCCATTGCCGGTATCAAACGGCAGGTCGAAAATTTAGGGTATCTGGCCTTGACCAAGAATGAATTCAACGAGCGGATCGCCGACTACTACACCTACAAAACGGGTATTGGAACCAACATCCTGTTGATGACCATTATCAGCTTCATAGTTGGGCTATCTATTTCGGGCCAGACGTTCTACACATTCATCCTCGAAAACCTGGATAAATTCGGTGCGCTCAAGGCTATCGGTGCAAAGGGGCGCGAGCTGGTCTACATGATCCTTTTCATGGCGACCTTTACTGCACTCACGGGTTATGGACTCGGGATCGGTCTCGTGACGCTGGTGATTTCGATTGCCAAAAGCCTGCTGCCCAACTACGCGGCAATTACGACCTTCTGGAATCTTGCTCTGGCGTTCGGCATGGTCGTGCTGATTGCGGGAATCTCCAGTTACATCGGCGTACGCAAGGTGCTAAAGATCGAGCCGTTCGATATTTTCAGAGGATAG
- a CDS encoding porin: protein MRKMALACSAALVALGTVTVTPARAEVTLYGILDTYLGYTNAGGKGAQTAMQSGGLSASRVGIRGSEDLGGGLRATFDLENGILTNSGAATDSTLAFSRSAWVGLGTPYGEFRFGRQNSVLLLMHSKFDAFSGGTYGSFLHNASTFSFRYDNMITYWSPNIAGFTFSAGASLGGQTSPHDALNAYVGSIDYQRGPLYLGVSHAEQNGANGKNITKTTFAGGSYQFGSLTGYFGYYRGNNLGSNISTNVQGKYHSVYSLSTTYNVTPALRLAAGVGYAQDSSGQDNNAGEVSVGAFYSFSKRTLVYGTFERLVNRHGATYALIANGPITPNTPTRGEGVTGAQLGILHSF, encoded by the coding sequence ATGCGCAAGATGGCTTTGGCATGTTCTGCAGCACTCGTTGCACTTGGCACCGTGACAGTGACGCCGGCCCGGGCCGAGGTCACGCTGTACGGCATTCTCGATACGTACCTCGGTTATACGAACGCAGGGGGCAAGGGCGCGCAGACCGCGATGCAGAGCGGCGGTCTGTCGGCAAGCCGCGTGGGGATCAGAGGAAGTGAAGATCTCGGCGGCGGCTTGCGTGCGACCTTCGATCTCGAGAACGGAATTCTCACGAACTCCGGCGCGGCGACGGATTCCACGCTCGCTTTCAGCCGCAGTGCGTGGGTCGGTCTCGGTACGCCGTATGGCGAATTCCGTTTCGGACGCCAGAACTCGGTGCTGCTGCTGATGCATAGCAAGTTCGACGCGTTCTCCGGCGGTACGTACGGCTCGTTTCTTCACAACGCGTCGACGTTCTCGTTCCGTTACGACAACATGATCACGTACTGGTCGCCGAACATCGCGGGATTCACGTTCTCCGCGGGTGCGAGCCTGGGCGGTCAGACGTCGCCGCACGACGCTTTGAACGCCTACGTGGGCTCGATCGATTATCAGCGCGGCCCGCTATACCTCGGCGTCAGCCACGCGGAACAGAATGGCGCGAACGGGAAAAACATTACGAAGACGACGTTCGCCGGCGGTAGTTATCAGTTCGGCAGCTTGACGGGTTATTTCGGCTATTACCGCGGCAACAACCTCGGCTCGAATATTTCAACCAATGTCCAAGGCAAATATCACAGCGTCTATTCGCTATCGACGACCTACAACGTCACACCGGCGCTACGGCTCGCGGCCGGCGTCGGTTACGCGCAGGATAGTTCAGGGCAGGACAACAATGCGGGAGAAGTAAGCGTTGGCGCGTTCTACAGTTTCAGCAAGCGGACGCTGGTCTATGGAACGTTTGAACGGCTCGTGAACCGCCACGGCGCGACCTATGCGCTGATCGCCAACGGGCCCATCACGCCGAACACGCCGACGCGCGGAGAAGGCGTGACGGGCGCGCAGCTCGGCATACTGCATTCGTTCTGA
- a CDS encoding GntR family transcriptional regulator encodes MKDPAAPTVELIDCSNEAKLLSERACSAIRQDILSCVIEPAATLTESALTARYGIGKATCRVALQRLAQEGFVRIVPRQGYVVTPITLKDVEEVFALRLELEPLSARLAAGKADIDLLNRLERACRNDDTSLGIGSRIGIFMDANAAFHMAIAECSGNGRLVRMLGGLLNDMARLVSLGFGVQNTKPEIRHDHTAMISALASGDGKRAEQIAHRHVATFRDMTMEKVMASLRDTHAGAPIVPLRGAR; translated from the coding sequence GTGAAAGATCCTGCAGCTCCGACGGTGGAATTGATCGACTGTTCGAACGAAGCAAAACTCCTTAGCGAGCGGGCGTGTTCTGCAATCCGTCAGGACATTCTGTCCTGCGTAATCGAACCGGCCGCCACGCTGACGGAAAGCGCGCTGACCGCACGCTACGGCATCGGCAAGGCAACCTGCAGGGTGGCGCTGCAGCGTCTCGCACAGGAAGGCTTTGTGCGCATCGTGCCGCGTCAGGGTTACGTGGTGACGCCGATTACGTTGAAGGATGTCGAAGAAGTGTTTGCGCTTCGCCTTGAGCTTGAGCCGCTATCGGCGCGCCTCGCTGCGGGCAAGGCGGATATCGATCTGTTGAACCGGCTGGAGCGCGCGTGCCGCAACGACGATACGTCGCTTGGCATCGGCAGCCGGATCGGCATCTTCATGGACGCGAATGCGGCTTTCCACATGGCGATCGCCGAATGTTCGGGCAATGGCCGGCTGGTTCGCATGCTGGGTGGCCTGCTCAACGACATGGCGCGACTCGTGTCGCTTGGCTTCGGCGTGCAGAACACCAAGCCGGAGATCCGCCATGACCACACGGCGATGATCAGCGCGCTCGCGAGCGGCGACGGCAAGCGCGCCGAGCAGATCGCGCACCGGCATGTGGCGACGTTCCGCGACATGACGATGGAAAAGGTAATGGCGAGCCTGCGCGACACGCATGCGGGCGCACCGATCGTTCCGCTGCGAGGCGCACGATGA
- a CDS encoding ABC transporter ATP-binding protein: protein MNAVTTQAMFEKATTVRNAVEVEHVSKHYGKLAVLEDISLTAPSGSVLAIVGASGCGKSTLLNIIAGLAQADQGDVRIDGVAGEPTHDTRVVSYMFQEDRLLPWRTIVANTEFGLEAGSLNAERRRERALAALKMTGLEGFEHAYPHELSGGMRSRVALARSLVVKPYILLMDEPFSKLDPQMRSQMHAELLRIREQLKMTVVFVTHDVEEAIVLADKVVVLRPRPGRVRDALMIDLPRPRDPLAAEVAETVRRVRALI, encoded by the coding sequence ATGAACGCTGTGACTACTCAAGCCATGTTCGAGAAGGCAACCACGGTACGCAACGCGGTGGAAGTGGAGCACGTTTCGAAGCACTACGGCAAGCTGGCTGTGCTCGAAGACATCAGTCTGACCGCGCCTTCGGGTTCGGTGCTGGCGATCGTCGGCGCGTCCGGATGCGGCAAGAGCACGTTGCTCAACATCATCGCAGGATTGGCACAGGCGGATCAGGGCGACGTACGGATCGACGGAGTGGCCGGCGAGCCGACGCACGATACCCGCGTGGTCAGCTACATGTTCCAGGAGGACCGCCTGCTGCCCTGGCGCACGATCGTGGCGAACACGGAATTCGGTCTCGAAGCGGGTTCGCTCAACGCCGAACGGCGGCGCGAACGCGCGCTGGCCGCGCTGAAGATGACCGGCCTCGAAGGATTCGAGCACGCCTACCCGCACGAACTCTCGGGTGGCATGCGCAGCCGGGTGGCGCTTGCGCGCAGCCTGGTCGTGAAGCCGTACATCCTGTTGATGGACGAACCGTTTTCCAAGCTCGATCCGCAGATGCGCTCGCAGATGCACGCGGAACTGCTGCGAATCCGCGAGCAGTTGAAGATGACCGTCGTATTCGTCACACACGACGTGGAAGAAGCCATCGTGCTCGCGGATAAGGTGGTTGTCCTGCGTCCACGGCCGGGACGCGTGCGCGATGCGCTGATGATCGACCTGCCGCGACCGCGCGACCCGCTCGCCGCCGAAGTCGCGGAAACGGTGCGCCGCGTGCGCGCCCTCATTTAA
- a CDS encoding ABC transporter permease: MSSVSTASSVFPARFGRLTRFAKVAGQRLSLLAIFLIVWWLAAQRVPAFILPGPGKTWNALLDLIATGTFAEDLGITLYRVVAGFLLAALVGTPLGILLGANRRLGSFCEPVLSVVNTVSAAIWAIFALIWFGISNGTTIFVVFMEAMPLILTNVWQGAQSVNAEYVELARSFQMSRSKVMTKIYLPTVLPYFFSGARLAFGFGWRVSLVAETIGSSNGVGYRLRQAADLVQTDQVFAWTLTMVVLMVVLEYGILKPLENHLFRWKKRA; this comes from the coding sequence ATGTCTTCTGTTTCGACCGCCAGTTCTGTTTTTCCCGCACGGTTTGGGCGACTGACGCGCTTTGCGAAAGTCGCCGGTCAACGTCTTTCGCTGCTCGCCATCTTCCTGATCGTGTGGTGGCTGGCGGCGCAACGCGTGCCTGCCTTCATTCTGCCTGGTCCGGGAAAAACGTGGAACGCGCTGCTTGACCTGATCGCCACCGGCACCTTTGCCGAAGATCTTGGCATTACGCTGTACCGCGTCGTCGCGGGTTTCCTTCTGGCCGCGCTAGTGGGCACGCCGCTCGGCATCCTGCTTGGCGCGAACCGGCGCCTCGGCAGTTTCTGCGAACCGGTGCTGTCGGTGGTCAACACGGTATCCGCCGCGATCTGGGCCATCTTCGCGTTGATCTGGTTCGGCATCTCGAACGGTACGACCATCTTCGTCGTGTTCATGGAAGCGATGCCGCTGATTCTCACGAACGTATGGCAGGGCGCACAAAGCGTCAACGCCGAATACGTGGAGCTTGCCCGCAGCTTTCAGATGTCGCGCAGCAAGGTGATGACCAAGATTTATCTGCCCACCGTGCTGCCGTATTTCTTCTCCGGTGCGCGCCTTGCGTTCGGTTTCGGCTGGCGGGTGTCGCTGGTCGCGGAGACGATCGGGTCTTCGAACGGCGTCGGCTACCGGCTGCGTCAGGCGGCGGATCTTGTTCAGACCGATCAGGTTTTCGCATGGACACTCACTATGGTCGTGCTGATGGTGGTGCTCGAGTACGGCATTCTCAAGCCGCTTGAAAACCACCTGTTTCGCTGGAAGAAGCGAGCATAG
- a CDS encoding zinc-binding dehydrogenase has protein sequence MSSTMKALILSEHGDVDKLHVGEMPMPKAVPGHVVIRVRASSFNYHDVFTVKGMPGIKVPLPVVIGLDMAGEITEVGDNVENWSVGARVLVNPLNKKKGLMGEMLDGGMAQYCLVSADQLIAMPEGVTFEEAASLPVAYGTAHRMLVTHNTIKPGDRVVILGASGGVGTGCVTLAKMLGAEVIAAAGSADKAERLKAMGADHVINYRDTDFSKWVIEKYGKPQRRSYEGGADVVINFTGGDTWVPSLKCIKRGGSLLVCGATAGHDPKEDLRYIWSFEIRVIGSNSFYDDNLAALMELIRTKKIAVQIDKVLPLEQAAEGLRMIRDREVLGKIVVTP, from the coding sequence ATGAGCAGTACGATGAAGGCTTTGATTCTCTCTGAACACGGTGACGTCGACAAACTCCATGTCGGCGAGATGCCGATGCCGAAGGCGGTGCCGGGTCATGTGGTCATCCGTGTGCGCGCGTCCTCCTTCAATTATCACGATGTCTTCACGGTGAAGGGCATGCCGGGCATCAAGGTGCCGCTGCCTGTGGTCATCGGTCTGGATATGGCGGGGGAGATCACGGAGGTTGGCGACAACGTCGAAAACTGGTCGGTCGGCGCGCGCGTGCTCGTCAATCCGCTCAACAAGAAGAAAGGTCTGATGGGCGAAATGCTCGACGGCGGCATGGCGCAATACTGCCTCGTCAGCGCAGACCAGTTGATCGCAATGCCCGAAGGCGTGACGTTCGAAGAAGCGGCGTCGCTGCCGGTCGCCTACGGTACGGCGCACCGGATGCTCGTTACGCACAACACCATCAAGCCGGGCGATCGTGTAGTCATTCTGGGTGCGAGCGGCGGCGTCGGGACCGGTTGCGTGACGCTTGCCAAAATGCTCGGCGCCGAAGTGATCGCGGCCGCCGGCAGTGCGGACAAGGCTGAACGGCTCAAGGCGATGGGCGCGGATCACGTCATCAACTATCGCGACACCGATTTCTCGAAGTGGGTCATCGAGAAGTACGGCAAGCCGCAACGCCGCAGCTATGAAGGCGGCGCGGACGTCGTAATCAATTTCACCGGCGGCGATACGTGGGTGCCGTCGCTCAAATGCATCAAACGCGGCGGTAGCCTGCTCGTCTGCGGCGCGACCGCGGGCCACGATCCGAAGGAAGACCTGCGCTACATCTGGAGCTTCGAGATTCGCGTGATCGGTTCGAACAGTTTTTACGACGACAACCTCGCGGCGCTGATGGAATTGATTCGTACGAAGAAGATTGCCGTGCAGATCGACAAGGTGTTGCCGCTCGAACAGGCAGCCGAAGGCCTGCGCATGATTCGCGATCGGGAAGTGCTCGGCAAGATCGTCGTTACCCCATAA
- a CDS encoding PaaI family thioesterase codes for MADNQQLTAEQVQAMLTRGPYHQWLGLRVLEVGEDSIEIAATWREEWVVNPERRYTHGGILAALIDLTADWALVSKTGRGVPTIDLRVDYHRAAMPGDLIARGKVVKFGSAISVAEAHIYDQSGALLASGRGVYSTAPAPAPKA; via the coding sequence ATGGCTGATAACCAGCAACTTACCGCGGAGCAGGTTCAGGCAATGCTTACGCGTGGTCCTTACCACCAGTGGCTCGGTCTGCGCGTGCTCGAAGTCGGCGAGGACTCGATCGAAATCGCCGCGACGTGGCGCGAAGAGTGGGTCGTGAACCCCGAACGCCGGTACACGCACGGCGGCATTCTTGCCGCGCTGATCGACCTCACGGCCGACTGGGCGCTGGTGTCGAAAACGGGCCGCGGCGTACCGACGATCGATCTGCGCGTCGACTATCACCGCGCGGCGATGCCCGGCGATCTCATCGCGCGCGGTAAGGTGGTGAAGTTCGGTAGCGCGATTTCGGTTGCGGAGGCGCATATTTACGACCAGTCCGGCGCGCTGCTCGCAAGCGGCCGGGGCGTCTATTCGACCGCGCCCGCACCCGCGCCGAAGGCATGA
- a CDS encoding VOC family protein → MMNTATSTLDHVVVNAMFETDAAASCFEALGFASTPRGYHSLGSVNHLMMFDGHYLELVGLPPGATTLRREILESRLGIDGLVFKTDDAQETYARLIDAGVRASEPQSFTRPVDIGGVEQIARFRTTRLAAEELSAGRVYFCEHLTPEWVFRAEWTKHPNGAQRLKECVIVSDDPQLEARRYALIAGESDLTSPSSHRSRIALRDFDLDFIDGAAYRARYGDLVCNAAGRDSYFGAVVVEVSDLAAMRARLDALASHVDESVVRLMAPAHAQSGVSSVVVLLGELNTVIEFIGAVEHAHA, encoded by the coding sequence ATGATGAACACGGCGACATCGACGCTTGACCATGTGGTCGTGAACGCGATGTTCGAAACCGACGCCGCGGCGTCGTGTTTCGAAGCGCTCGGCTTCGCGTCTACCCCGCGCGGCTATCACTCGCTTGGCTCGGTCAATCACCTGATGATGTTCGATGGACATTATCTCGAACTGGTCGGCCTACCGCCCGGCGCCACCACGTTGCGGCGCGAGATTCTCGAAAGCCGTCTGGGTATAGACGGTCTCGTGTTCAAGACGGACGACGCGCAGGAAACCTATGCGCGATTGATCGATGCCGGCGTGCGTGCCAGTGAACCGCAGTCGTTCACGCGGCCCGTGGACATTGGAGGCGTCGAGCAGATCGCCCGTTTCCGGACAACCCGGCTCGCGGCCGAAGAACTGTCCGCCGGGCGCGTCTATTTCTGCGAGCACCTCACGCCGGAATGGGTCTTCCGTGCCGAATGGACGAAGCATCCGAACGGCGCGCAACGCCTGAAGGAATGTGTGATCGTGAGCGACGACCCGCAACTCGAAGCGCGCCGCTATGCGCTGATTGCCGGCGAGTCGGATCTCACATCGCCGTCCTCCCACCGCTCGCGCATTGCGTTGCGTGATTTCGATCTGGACTTTATCGATGGCGCGGCATATCGCGCGCGCTATGGCGACCTCGTATGTAACGCAGCAGGACGCGACAGCTATTTTGGCGCGGTCGTCGTCGAGGTAAGCGACCTTGCGGCGATGCGCGCACGTCTGGACGCGCTCGCGTCCCACGTCGACGAGAGCGTCGTGCGGCTGATGGCGCCGGCCCATGCGCAGAGCGGCGTGTCGTCCGTTGTCGTGCTGTTAGGCGAACTCAATACTGTCATTGAATTTATCGGAGCAGTTGAACATGCCCACGCCTGA
- a CDS encoding class I adenylate-forming enzyme family protein has translation MPTPENLGDLIDADGDPCKLAVIALGEPDETGCAWHDTRMTYGELDALADGVARALVRRGLKVGERVAILAANRAEYVAALLGIMRAGMVAVPVNFRFPPALSTFVIRDSGARLMFCDAARLADCPDDLPTVVFDSTGEESFASFVEPGPFETFVPTPDMPAMFLYTSGSTGKPKGVMLSHGSHLWVARTRARAQPPAAHRFLVAAPMYHMNALTLVLMSLYGHGTVVLLPQFTARMYITAIERYRVTWLTSVPPMIAMMLREKELLARTDLSSVRFIRMGSAPVSESLLAQIGEVLPNAKLTNVYGTTEGGPIVFGPHPQGIEPPLLSVGYPHPEVSVKLLDAPPTGVATGVLAVKSPAVMLGYHNRPDLPLPVTADGFYITGDVFHRDDQGFYAFVGRADDMFVSGGENIFPGEVEQMLETHPDIVQACVVPVADDIKGTKPVAFVVRRAGASLTEEEAKQYALTHAPAYQHPRRVWFVDALPLASTNKIDRAALKAIALASLQDSEAA, from the coding sequence ATGCCCACGCCTGAGAATCTCGGCGATCTGATCGACGCCGACGGCGATCCGTGCAAGCTTGCAGTGATCGCGCTTGGGGAACCAGATGAAACGGGTTGCGCATGGCACGATACGCGCATGACCTACGGGGAACTCGACGCGCTGGCTGACGGCGTCGCGCGTGCACTGGTGCGGCGCGGTCTGAAAGTCGGCGAGCGCGTTGCCATTCTTGCGGCGAATCGCGCCGAATATGTCGCGGCGCTGCTCGGCATCATGCGCGCGGGAATGGTCGCTGTGCCCGTCAACTTCAGGTTTCCACCCGCGCTCTCCACTTTTGTGATTCGCGATAGCGGTGCACGTCTGATGTTTTGCGACGCCGCGCGACTTGCCGATTGCCCGGACGATCTGCCGACAGTCGTATTCGATTCGACGGGCGAGGAAAGTTTCGCTTCGTTCGTCGAACCTGGCCCGTTCGAGACTTTCGTCCCCACGCCCGACATGCCGGCAATGTTTCTCTATACGTCCGGCTCGACCGGCAAGCCGAAGGGCGTGATGCTGTCGCACGGCAGCCATCTGTGGGTGGCGCGTACGCGAGCGCGTGCGCAGCCACCGGCGGCGCATCGCTTTCTGGTGGCCGCGCCGATGTATCACATGAACGCGCTGACGCTCGTGCTGATGTCGTTGTACGGGCACGGTACGGTCGTACTGCTTCCGCAATTCACCGCGCGCATGTACATCACGGCGATCGAGCGCTATCGGGTCACGTGGCTCACCTCAGTGCCGCCGATGATTGCGATGATGCTGCGCGAAAAGGAGTTGCTCGCGCGAACGGATCTTTCATCGGTGCGTTTCATCCGGATGGGTTCGGCGCCCGTCAGCGAAAGTCTGCTTGCGCAGATCGGCGAGGTACTGCCGAATGCGAAGCTCACTAATGTCTACGGCACGACTGAAGGTGGGCCGATCGTGTTCGGGCCACACCCGCAGGGGATCGAACCGCCGTTGCTGTCGGTCGGATATCCGCATCCCGAAGTCAGCGTCAAGTTGCTCGACGCACCGCCGACAGGTGTGGCAACCGGCGTGCTGGCCGTCAAAAGCCCTGCCGTCATGCTCGGTTACCACAACCGGCCGGACCTGCCGCTACCGGTGACAGCAGATGGCTTTTATATAACCGGCGACGTATTTCACCGCGACGACCAGGGCTTCTATGCGTTCGTCGGCCGTGCGGACGACATGTTCGTGTCGGGCGGCGAAAACATCTTTCCCGGTGAAGTCGAGCAGATGCTCGAGACGCACCCGGATATCGTCCAGGCTTGCGTGGTGCCGGTTGCCGACGATATCAAGGGAACCAAGCCGGTGGCGTTTGTGGTGCGGCGCGCGGGTGCGTCGCTAACGGAAGAGGAAGCCAAACAGTATGCGCTGACGCATGCGCCCGCATACCAGCACCCGCGGCGCGTTTGGTTCGTCGACGCATTGCCGCTCGCGTCCACGAACAAGATCGATCGCGCCGCATTGAAAGCCATAGCGCTTGCGTCGTTGCAGGATAGCGAGGCCGCGTAA
- a CDS encoding UbiD family decarboxylase, with the protein MNENFREFLERLRAAQQLVDIRQPVDIRHVGTLVDQSDKALLFHNVIGYDMPLLSGIIRTQERAMMAMGCDSYSEIEKMLAHGIQNPIPPKYVATSATKEVIYKGDDVDLFRLPIPMSSIFDGGPMITAGIVISRDPEYGLNSGIYRFMVKEKALSGIDIVTPNNMRMFAQRAYEQGRPCPISISIGNHPMEIMGAGYRAPIGVDEMAIAGGIRGVPVELAPCETVDLPYIADSEIVIEAEILPTGWTQPEGRFGEFTALMGGLHWNPDVRIKAIMHRRDAMYYSLHMPWENTWLAAPTRYQAIRSALRTAGVQVKDINVTLGGRAFWHAVISIRKQAGEGKNALLAALSVMDLKHVVVVDDDIDVFNGEQVEWAIATRVQGDRDLIVIPGARAKPLDPSLPVMPPGMVPTGAKVGVDATISEGIPHERYERISYAYADTAKIADYVGGKADTVHVSEPEQVEEAAAEALTLIGDTPLYYTELAERLSKYDFRTLARALGELHERKQLWKTAEGKLCVRGSRFDAVPPTRR; encoded by the coding sequence ATGAACGAGAACTTTCGCGAGTTCCTGGAACGGCTGCGCGCGGCACAGCAACTGGTGGATATCCGGCAGCCCGTCGATATCCGCCACGTGGGCACGCTTGTCGACCAGAGCGACAAGGCGCTGCTGTTTCATAACGTGATCGGCTACGACATGCCGCTGCTGTCGGGCATTATCCGCACGCAGGAGCGCGCGATGATGGCAATGGGTTGCGACAGCTACTCCGAAATCGAGAAGATGCTGGCGCATGGCATTCAGAACCCGATTCCTCCTAAATACGTTGCCACGTCGGCCACGAAAGAAGTGATCTACAAAGGCGACGATGTCGATCTGTTCCGCCTGCCTATTCCGATGTCTTCGATTTTCGACGGTGGCCCGATGATTACCGCGGGCATCGTGATTTCTCGCGATCCGGAGTACGGCCTGAACAGCGGCATTTACCGCTTCATGGTTAAGGAAAAGGCACTGAGCGGCATCGACATCGTAACGCCGAACAATATGCGCATGTTCGCGCAGCGTGCCTACGAACAGGGACGTCCGTGCCCGATCTCCATTTCGATCGGCAACCATCCGATGGAAATCATGGGCGCCGGCTATCGCGCACCGATTGGCGTGGATGAAATGGCGATCGCGGGCGGCATTCGTGGCGTGCCGGTCGAACTGGCGCCTTGCGAGACTGTCGATCTGCCTTATATCGCCGACTCGGAGATCGTGATCGAAGCGGAAATCCTGCCGACGGGCTGGACGCAGCCGGAAGGCCGTTTCGGCGAATTCACCGCATTGATGGGCGGGCTGCACTGGAATCCGGACGTGCGCATCAAGGCGATCATGCATCGGCGCGATGCGATGTACTACTCGCTGCATATGCCGTGGGAAAACACGTGGCTCGCGGCACCGACGCGCTATCAGGCGATCCGCAGCGCGCTGCGCACGGCCGGCGTGCAGGTGAAGGACATCAACGTGACGTTGGGCGGCCGCGCATTCTGGCATGCGGTCATTTCGATCAGGAAGCAGGCGGGCGAAGGCAAGAACGCGCTGCTGGCGGCGCTGTCGGTGATGGATCTGAAGCACGTGGTGGTTGTCGATGACGACATCGACGTGTTCAACGGCGAACAGGTGGAATGGGCGATCGCGACGCGCGTGCAGGGTGACCGCGATCTGATCGTGATTCCCGGCGCGCGCGCCAAGCCGCTCGACCCGAGCCTGCCGGTGATGCCGCCTGGCATGGTGCCGACGGGCGCCAAGGTCGGTGTGGACGCAACGATCTCGGAAGGCATTCCGCACGAGCGCTACGAGCGCATTTCGTATGCGTACGCAGATACGGCGAAGATTGCGGACTACGTTGGCGGGAAGGCGGATACGGTGCATGTGTCGGAGCCGGAACAGGTGGAGGAGGCTGCAGCGGAAGCGCTCACGCTCATCGGCGACACGCCGCTTTACTACACCGAACTCGCCGAACGGCTGTCGAAATACGACTTCCGCACGCTGGCCCGCGCGCTCGGCGAACTGCATGAACGCAAGCAGTTGTGGAAAACCGCGGAAGGCAAGCTGTGCGTGCGCGGTTCGCGCTTCGACGCCGTGCCGCCGACGCGGCGCTGA